Proteins from one Rosa chinensis cultivar Old Blush chromosome 7, RchiOBHm-V2, whole genome shotgun sequence genomic window:
- the LOC112177098 gene encoding serine/threonine-protein kinase-like protein CCR4 — protein sequence MASLIFSFILFSASCLIPIHSLSTVSISETSNNQALICSLTQQHSFLNCTSFPSGIRIPVSTDTSFTGLVGGYGFLCALRSGSSSSSSVMICWRFSANGTNMSTKRIYTGPALKELRAGNSSVCGLVDGTNRLQCWQWHGFNSNTSHRDFSRSIAVGDKFVCGVSEIGEVTCTGSNTKVIDTKHIRGNYSHVSAGSNYACAISWSNGSLDCWGEMKGDKPQGKFTSLALGDKRSCGLRPNGTVVCWGEDGFSLPQSLRETSFTSIEAKSSVFCGVLLENFSLYCWGNQVFDTQDNFLVFSHVKPGPCRRECPLYSSLLPGYGNFCEQGYVVCQPCEGTTIVVQSVPGPTPQRPRESKWSKKMVAFLVVGCVGSSAFLLVCGYFVFKNCKIRGSRIHDSGRLDDIESQANQPGSGQLQSQPAQQPPVLEKRLSHLISLGANGGSLEEFSLPVLLKATNNFSEEHKIGTGNYGSVYYATLDDGNREVAIKRAESSASSSSVGGHTRRQEDNDSAFVNELEFLSRLHHKNLVRLLGFYEDAKERILVYEYMNNGSLHDHLHKITVSPLMSWSARIQVALDAARGIEYLHMYAVPPIIHRDIKSSNILLDDKWRAKVADFGLSLMGPGEDECYLPLRAAGTFGYMDPEYYRLQQLTTKSDVYSFGVVLLELLSGYSAIHKNENGVPRNVVDFVVPYIVNDEIHRILDPKVPPPTPFEIEAVAYVGYLAADCVSLEGRDRPSMTEIASNLERALAYCLASPPSSRTESLT from the coding sequence ATGGCTTCCTTGATCTTCAGCTTCATCTTGTTCTCGGCTTCTTGCCTCATCCCTATTCATTCACTCTCGACAGTATCAATCTCTGAAACTTCCAATAATCAAGCACTAATTTGTTCTCTGACCCAACAACATTCTTTCCTCAACTGTACTAGTTTTCCTAGTGGAATTAGAATTCCTGTGAGCACAGACACTTCATTTACTGGTTTGGTTGGTGGGTATGGCTTTTTATGTGCTTTGCGGTCGGGgtcctcatcttcttcatcagtcATGATTTGCTGGAGGTTCTCTGCCAATGGGACTAACATGTCCACTAAGCGAATTTATACCGGTCCAGCCCTCAAGGAACTCAGAGCAGGAAACTCCAGCGTTTGCGGCCTAGTTGATGGGACTAATCGCCTCCAATGCTGGCAGTGGCATGGGTTCAATTCAAATACAAGTCACAGAGACTTCTCGAGGAGCATCGCAGTGGGAGACAAATTTGTCTGCGGAGTTTCAGAAATCGGAGAGGTAACTTGCACTGGAAGTAATACCAAAGTGATTGATACAAAGCATATAAGGGGTAATTACAGTCATGTAAGTGCAGGGTCTAATTATGCTTGTGCAATCTCATGGAGTAATGGTAGTTTGGATTGTTGGGGAGAAATGAAGGGTGACAAACCACAAGGGAAGTTTACTTCCCTGGCCTTGGGCGACAAGCGAAGCTGTGGCCTGAGGCCTAATGGAACAGTTGTTTGTTGGGGGGAAGATGGCTTCAGTTTGCCTCAAAGTTTAAGAGAGACTTCCTTCACCTCAATCGAAGCAAAAAGCAGCGTTTTCTGCGGGGTCTTGTTGGAGAATTTTTCCTTGTATTGCTGGGGAAACCAAGTGTTTGATACCCAAGACAATTTCTTGGTTTTCAGTCATGTGAAGCCAGGGCCATGTAGAAGAGAGTGCCCATTGTATAGCTCCCTATTACCAGGCTATGGCAACTTTTGTGAACAAGGATATGTAGTTTGTCAACCTTGTGAGGGGACAACTATAGTAGTTCAATCAGTGCCGGGGCCAACACCGCAACGACCGAGGGAGTCCAAGTGGAGCAAGAAAATGGTTGCTTTTCTTGTAGTTGGTTGTGTTGGGTCCTCAGCTTTCTTGTTGGTTTGTGGCTACTTTGTATTCAAGAATTGCAAAATTAGAGGTTCCAGAATCCATGACTCGGGTCGATTGGATGATATCGAGAGCCAAGCTAATCAGCCTGGTTCAGGGCAACTCCAAAGCCAACCAGCTCAACAACCACCAGTGTTGGAGAAGCGGCTAAGCCACTTGATTAGCCTGGGAGCCAACGGAGGTTCATTGGAAGAATTTTCGTTGCCAGTGCTACTAAAGGCCACCAACAACTTCTCAGAAGAACACAAGATTGGGACAGGCAACTATGGCTCAGTCTACTATGCCACATTAGATGATGGCAACCGTGAAGTGGCCATCAAGCGTGCCGAATCATCAGCGTCCTCATCATCTGTTGGCGGGCACACTAGGCGCCAAGAGGACAATGACAGTGCATTTGTGAATGAGCTTGAGTTTCTATCACGCCTACACCACAAGAATCTAGTTCGATTGTTGGGGTTTTACGAAGACGCAAAAGAGAGAATATTGGTGTATGAGTACATGAACAATGGTTCCCTTCACGACCATCTCCACAAGATCACAGTTTCCCCTCTAATGTCATGGTCCGCACGCATTCAAGTGGCACTTGACGCGGCCAGAGGCATCGAATACCTCCACATGTACGCAGTCCCGCCAATCATACACCGCGACATCAAGTCATCCAACATATTGTTGGACGACAAGTGGAGAGCCAAGGTGGCCGATTTTGGCCTATCTTTGATGGGTCCCGGGGAAGACGAGTGCTACTTGCCGCTGCGTGCGGCTGGCACATTTGGTTACATGGATCCTGAGTACTATAGGCTGCAACAACTAACCACGAAAAGCGACGTGTACAGTTTCGGGGTAGTGTTGCTCGAGTTGCTGTCGGGGTATAGCGCGATTCATAAAAATGAGAACGGGGTGCCAAGAAATGTGGTGGATTTTGTAGTACCGTATATTGTAAATGATGAAATTCACAGGATCTTGGACCCGAAGGTGCCGCCACCGACGCCATTTGAAATAGAGGCCGTGGCGTATGTGGGTTACTTAGCAGCGGACTGTGTGAGCCTAGAGGGCAGAGATAGGCCTTCCATGACTGAGATTGCAAGCAACTTGGAAAGAGCTTTAGCTTACTGTTTGGCATCGCCACCAAGTTCAAGAACCGAGTCTTTGACTTAG